A part of Chloroflexota bacterium genomic DNA contains:
- the rplK gene encoding 50S ribosomal protein L11, with protein MAKKVKAIITLQIQAGKANPAPPIGPALAQHGVNIMAFCKDYNGRTAARAGEIVPAEITIFQDGSFRFKLKSSPAAILLCKAAGIEKGSGEPNRTMVGSVTRSQVREIAEQKFNDMNAVDIEGAMRQIEGTAHNMGITVVED; from the coding sequence GTGGCAAAGAAAGTAAAGGCAATAATTACCCTGCAGATCCAGGCTGGTAAGGCAAACCCGGCGCCCCCGATTGGCCCGGCTTTGGCTCAGCATGGTGTGAACATTATGGCGTTTTGCAAGGACTACAACGGCCGTACCGCTGCGCGGGCTGGCGAGATTGTCCCTGCTGAGATCACCATTTTTCAGGACGGTTCTTTCCGTTTTAAATTAAAATCATCACCTGCAGCTATCCTGCTCTGTAAGGCAGCTGGGATTGAAAAAGGGTCCGGTGAACCCAATCGTACTATGGTTGGTTCAGTCACCCGCTCACAGGTTCGTGAAATTGCGGAACAGAAGTTCAATGATATGAATGCTGTGGATATTGAAGGTGCTATGCGTCAGATCGAAGGCACCGCCCACAATATGGGAATCACAGTTGTTGAAGATTAA
- the nusG gene encoding transcription termination/antitermination protein NusG — translation MAAENLEGQVPEEEREESAIEAEETLAPADDAAEQPDTVIETADNAEEQPASDSEDMEEPDDDRGWFVVHCYSGYENKVRHNLEQRIESMGMKDQIFDVVIPTQEEIEVKDGKRRSIERHVFPGYVLVNMIMSEESWYVVRNTPGVTGFVGMGNDPIPLRPEEVSQILRRMEAEAPTIKVTYKPGETVRIVDGPFNDFHGTVDEIDMERSKVRVMVNFFGRSTPVELDFLQVEKI, via the coding sequence ATGGCAGCAGAAAATCTAGAAGGACAGGTTCCAGAAGAAGAACGCGAAGAATCCGCCATTGAAGCGGAAGAAACACTCGCGCCAGCCGACGATGCTGCCGAACAACCTGACACTGTGATCGAAACGGCAGATAACGCTGAAGAACAACCCGCTTCCGATTCGGAAGATATGGAAGAACCGGATGATGACCGCGGTTGGTTTGTGGTTCATTGTTATTCCGGTTACGAAAATAAAGTCAGGCACAATCTGGAACAGCGGATTGAATCCATGGGTATGAAGGACCAGATATTCGATGTGGTCATTCCCACTCAGGAGGAAATCGAAGTTAAAGATGGCAAACGGCGATCTATTGAGCGCCACGTTTTCCCGGGTTATGTTCTGGTCAATATGATCATGAGCGAAGAATCCTGGTATGTGGTTCGCAATACTCCCGGCGTAACTGGGTTTGTTGGTATGGGTAATGACCCCATTCCGCTCCGGCCTGAGGAAGTCTCCCAAATTCTTCGCAGGATGGAAGCTGAAGCACCAACCATCAAAGTTACCTACAAGCCTGGCGAGACCGTCCGCATTGTGGATGGACCGTTCAACGACTTCCATGGCACTGTGGACGAAATTGATATGGAACGCTCAAAAGTCCGGGTGATGGTGAACTTCTTCGGACGTTCAACCCCAGTTGAACTGGACTTTTTGCAAGTCGAAAAAATCTAA
- the secE gene encoding preprotein translocase subunit SecE, with the protein MTPKKKKVSLGQRFQRFLRETVGELRKVTWPTPEEAWKMTRIVLVVMVVMAVVLGALDFVFAKTISFLVNL; encoded by the coding sequence GTGACGCCGAAAAAGAAGAAAGTTAGTTTAGGTCAAAGGTTCCAACGCTTTTTACGAGAGACAGTTGGTGAGCTGCGTAAGGTCACCTGGCCCACGCCCGAAGAAGCATGGAAGATGACACGCATCGTGCTGGTTGTAATGGTTGTCATGGCGGTCGTGTTAGGTGCATTGGATTTTGTATTTGCAAAGACGATCTCCTTCCTGGTTAACCTTTAG
- the rpmG gene encoding 50S ribosomal protein L33 — translation MAKKKGIRPVITLECTQCQERNYTTEKNRRNDPSRMELKKYCPRCKEHTLHREVK, via the coding sequence ATGGCAAAAAAGAAGGGTATCCGCCCGGTTATTACACTGGAATGCACGCAATGCCAGGAACGGAACTATACGACTGAGAAAAATCGGCGTAATGATCCGAGCCGGATGGAGTTGAAAAAGTATTGTCCGCGATGTAAGGAACATACCCTGCATCGTGAGGTAAAATAA
- the tuf gene encoding elongation factor Tu: MAKEKFDRSKPHMNVGTMGHIDHGKTTLTAAITKVQGLKGYADYRAFDTIDNAPEEKDRGITINISHVEYESEKRHYAHVDMPGHRDYIKNMITGAAQVDGAILVVAAPDGAMPQTREHVLLAHQVEVPSIVVFLNKVDMMDDPELLELVEMELREMLSSYGFPGDDIPIIQGSALQALECESTDPNAPEYACINELMDAVDNYIPLPERDVDKPFMMPVEDVFSIKGRGTVVTGRIERGIVHTSDPVEIVGLQEKSMSSVVTGVEMFHKLLDEGMAGDNVGLLLRGIGREDVERGMVIAKPGSITPHTKFEGEVYILTREEGGRHSAFFTGYRPQFFIRTMDVTGTVTLPEGTEMVLPGDRVNMEVELIVPVALENGSQFAIREGGLTVGAGVISKIIE, translated from the coding sequence ATGGCCAAGGAAAAATTTGATCGATCAAAACCGCATATGAACGTAGGCACGATGGGGCACATTGACCATGGTAAAACCACGTTGACAGCGGCGATCACAAAAGTACAGGGACTGAAGGGCTACGCAGATTATCGGGCCTTTGACACAATCGACAATGCGCCGGAAGAAAAAGATCGCGGTATCACGATTAACATTTCACACGTTGAATATGAGTCTGAAAAACGGCATTACGCTCACGTGGATATGCCGGGTCACCGTGACTACATCAAGAACATGATCACTGGTGCGGCGCAGGTTGATGGCGCAATTCTGGTAGTGGCAGCTCCTGATGGAGCGATGCCCCAGACCCGTGAGCACGTTCTATTGGCCCACCAGGTTGAGGTTCCCAGCATCGTAGTCTTCCTGAACAAGGTTGACATGATGGACGATCCTGAGCTGTTGGAACTGGTTGAAATGGAACTCCGTGAAATGCTGAGCAGCTACGGTTTCCCTGGAGACGACATTCCGATCATCCAGGGTAGTGCACTCCAGGCTCTGGAATGCGAATCCACCGATCCGAACGCTCCCGAATATGCCTGCATCAACGAACTGATGGATGCCGTTGATAACTACATTCCGCTGCCGGAACGTGACGTTGACAAACCGTTCATGATGCCCGTGGAAGACGTCTTCTCGATCAAGGGCCGTGGTACTGTGGTGACCGGCCGTATTGAACGCGGTATTGTTCATACCAGTGACCCAGTTGAGATCGTCGGTCTGCAGGAAAAGAGCATGAGCTCGGTCGTGACCGGTGTGGAAATGTTCCACAAACTTCTGGACGAAGGTATGGCGGGTGATAACGTTGGTTTGTTGCTTCGTGGTATCGGTCGTGAAGATGTGGAACGTGGTATGGTTATTGCCAAACCCGGCAGCATTACCCCCCACACGAAGTTTGAAGGTGAAGTCTACATCCTGACCCGTGAAGAGGGTGGACGGCACAGTGCATTCTTCACTGGCTATCGTCCGCAGTTCTTCATCCGGACAATGGATGTTACCGGCACGGTGACCCTGCCCGAAGGTACCGAGATGGTGCTGCCTGGCGACCGTGTGAACATGGAAGTTGAATTGATCGTGCCTGTGGCGTTGGAGAACGGTTCCCAGTTCGCTATCCGTGAGGGTGGCCTGACCGTGGGTGCCGGTGTGATCTCCAAGATCATTGAGTAA
- a CDS encoding HAMP domain-containing histidine kinase → MSLRLRLTLIYSGLLSGVVILLSIVVYTMVSVVMINEMDTNIQHAADQVITNLRADSLGDMAIPPGVVNISGNIYYQVWSRSGQLVAYSDNAVSFTSALDPAALDSQEPIFQNAIIQTTPLRVLTVPLMVESMLSGWLQVGAVQTELHYTQQLLQIVFVISALFAIIVAGIVGWLVTAQALEPLETMAQVATRITGTNDLSQRIPLSPSRNDEIGEVVLTFNQTLVRLERLFTAQRRFLADVSHELRTPLTVIKGNVGLMRMMRELDEESLLSIESEVDRLTRLVGDLLMMAQAETGRLPLMFEPVELDELVFEVFEQMKVLSGGKHVIQIDDIRPVMVTGDRDRLKQVFLNLGSNAIKFTEAGGQITFNLSVSGNWVEVDMIDHGSGIPKEELRYLFERFYRGDKSRTRSRADSGFGLGLPIAYWIVRNHGGRIDVESTEGVGTTFSVWLPISQADVPTQPLT, encoded by the coding sequence ATGTCGCTGCGTCTTCGTCTGACATTGATATATTCCGGCTTGCTGAGCGGTGTGGTTATCCTGCTCAGCATTGTCGTTTATACAATGGTCAGTGTGGTGATGATCAACGAAATGGATACTAATATCCAGCATGCCGCTGATCAGGTCATCACCAATCTTCGGGCGGATTCGTTGGGGGATATGGCTATTCCGCCAGGCGTGGTCAATATTTCGGGAAACATCTACTATCAGGTTTGGTCGCGCTCCGGCCAGCTTGTGGCATATTCGGATAATGCTGTCAGTTTCACATCCGCACTGGACCCCGCTGCACTGGATAGCCAAGAACCGATATTTCAGAATGCAATCATTCAAACGACCCCTCTCAGGGTGCTGACTGTTCCGCTTATGGTGGAGAGCATGCTTTCAGGATGGCTACAAGTTGGGGCTGTCCAGACCGAGTTGCATTATACGCAACAACTCCTCCAGATTGTCTTTGTTATCTCAGCGTTATTCGCGATCATCGTCGCGGGTATTGTTGGCTGGCTGGTGACGGCTCAGGCACTTGAACCGCTTGAGACAATGGCTCAGGTTGCCACGCGCATTACCGGCACGAACGATCTCTCGCAACGGATTCCCCTTTCACCTAGCCGGAATGATGAAATCGGCGAAGTCGTGCTGACCTTTAACCAGACTCTGGTCCGTTTGGAGAGGCTATTCACGGCTCAACGCCGTTTCCTGGCAGATGTCAGCCATGAGCTGCGAACTCCCTTGACGGTGATCAAGGGGAACGTGGGGTTGATGCGGATGATGCGAGAGCTGGATGAGGAATCGCTCCTCAGCATTGAGTCCGAAGTGGACCGGCTGACCCGGCTGGTGGGTGACCTCCTGATGATGGCGCAGGCTGAAACCGGGCGGCTCCCCCTGATGTTTGAACCCGTTGAGCTGGATGAGCTGGTTTTTGAGGTGTTTGAGCAAATGAAGGTGCTCTCTGGCGGCAAGCATGTCATCCAAATTGATGATATCCGCCCTGTAATGGTGACAGGCGACCGGGACCGGTTGAAGCAGGTTTTTCTAAATCTGGGCAGCAATGCGATCAAGTTTACTGAAGCTGGCGGCCAAATCACCTTCAATCTCTCAGTGAGTGGGAATTGGGTCGAGGTTGATATGATTGATCATGGTTCTGGGATTCCCAAGGAAGAGCTTCGTTATCTTTTTGAGCGTTTTTATCGTGGGGATAAATCCCGAACCCGTTCCAGAGCCGATAGTGGTTTTGGATTAGGTTTGCCAATTGCCTACTGGATCGTGCGAAACCACGGCGGACGGATTGACGTGGAATCTACTGAGGGTGTTGGAACCACTTTTTCTGTCTGGCTGCCGATCTCTCAGGCGGACGTGCCAACCCAACCTTTGACGTGA
- a CDS encoding response regulator transcription factor encodes MDERILIIEDDEEILRVLKRVLTYEGYVVDTALTGQAGLTLAQEQVPDLVVLDWMLPKMDGLEVCRRLQKLGNQPIMMLTAKDTTQDRVQGLDAGADDYVVKPFEIEELLARIRALLRRTAADRVKVLEFADLKLDSSTRQAIRGDREIELTAKEYDLLELFMRHPRQVMTREVIFDQVWDYDFGGESNVLDVYIRYLRQKLEENNESRLIYTVRGVGYVMRDSEE; translated from the coding sequence ATGGATGAGCGAATTCTCATAATCGAAGATGATGAAGAAATTTTACGGGTACTTAAAAGAGTACTGACGTATGAAGGCTATGTTGTCGATACCGCACTGACAGGCCAGGCCGGCCTGACTCTGGCGCAGGAACAAGTACCGGACCTCGTTGTCTTGGACTGGATGCTGCCCAAAATGGATGGTTTGGAAGTTTGCCGTCGCCTCCAAAAACTTGGTAATCAACCCATCATGATGCTGACCGCAAAAGACACTACCCAGGATCGGGTTCAGGGTTTGGATGCGGGCGCTGATGATTATGTGGTGAAACCTTTTGAAATCGAAGAACTTTTAGCCCGGATTCGGGCATTATTACGCCGTACCGCTGCTGATCGGGTGAAGGTCCTTGAATTCGCTGACCTGAAACTGGATAGCAGTACCCGGCAGGCTATTCGTGGCGATCGTGAAATTGAGCTGACCGCCAAAGAGTATGATCTTTTAGAGCTGTTCATGCGGCACCCCAGGCAGGTGATGACCCGTGAGGTGATCTTCGACCAGGTCTGGGATTATGATTTTGGCGGTGAGAGCAACGTTTTGGATGTTTATATCCGCTATCTCCGGCAAAAACTTGAGGAAAATAATGAATCCCGGCTGATCTACACGGTCAGGGGTGTGGGCTATGTAATGCGGGATTCTGAAGAGTAA
- a CDS encoding sugar transferase yields MTFKLLPKGTPFVKRLFDLLLASLALILLSPVMLFVSILVAIKLGFPILFRQSRPGLQGQIFTIYKFRTMKDATDSKGNALPDDQRLTKFGKFLRSTSLDELPELFNVIKGDLSIVGPRPLLIQYLPLYNTEQARRHDVLPGITGWAQVNGRNAITWQEKFKFDVWYVDHWTFWLDLKILALSLVKVLKREGISQPGQATAEPFRGNPSQ; encoded by the coding sequence ATGACTTTTAAATTATTGCCGAAAGGCACTCCCTTTGTCAAACGGTTATTTGATCTCTTGCTGGCATCTCTGGCGTTGATCCTGCTATCGCCGGTGATGCTCTTTGTGAGTATTCTGGTTGCAATTAAGCTTGGGTTTCCAATCCTCTTCCGCCAGTCACGGCCAGGCCTACAGGGACAGATTTTCACCATTTACAAGTTCCGTACGATGAAAGACGCCACCGATTCAAAAGGGAATGCTCTGCCCGATGACCAACGTCTGACTAAATTCGGAAAATTCCTCAGGTCAACCAGCCTCGACGAATTACCAGAACTGTTCAACGTCATCAAAGGGGATCTGAGCATTGTCGGACCTCGGCCATTATTGATCCAGTATCTCCCGCTGTATAACACCGAACAGGCCAGGCGGCATGATGTGTTGCCCGGGATCACCGGCTGGGCGCAGGTCAACGGCCGAAACGCCATCACCTGGCAGGAGAAATTCAAATTTGATGTCTGGTATGTGGATCACTGGACGTTCTGGCTCGACCTGAAAATCCTCGCTCTTTCGCTTGTAAAGGTGCTGAAAAGGGAGGGTATATCCCAACCCGGTCAGGCCACTGCGGAGCCATTCCGCGGAAATCCTTCTCAATAA
- a CDS encoding SH3 domain-containing protein — MSLPSSEPLPDDIHELPPARQRHLRRMPRAASPAEWEILLESLLNLTRPTLEFFLLALLGTVVSGAALYFNEPLLLIVALVLLPFTNPVFNLALYPASRKLGFALKSLISLIVPIILSLGAGMLVGWFAPETAFDQLALTTFNVPWWPNLAAVAGSAFFCSLILIRQDRLPRLAGAILSYEIFLPLTLAGFGLIVGAPAFWPGASLTALLHLAVALLAATLAFIVIGFAPKTLFGWSLSLFPVVLTLLFLTAATLLSGQIVLPWESKALTPTPTEAIALVEETDLPTATLAPTETPPISTATLQPTVTQTVTPEWTATPSATPTLEPTVVYGVIVAENGAIVREEPSTTALVVSYVNDGDLVTLIGQYLSGNTLWYQVETEYGEVGWMLGSLIQTPTPTPSPTPGE, encoded by the coding sequence ATGAGCCTGCCCAGCAGCGAACCCCTTCCAGATGATATTCACGAACTTCCCCCCGCCCGTCAGCGCCATCTCCGGCGGATGCCTCGGGCTGCTTCTCCTGCTGAGTGGGAAATCCTATTGGAATCCCTCCTCAACCTGACCCGCCCAACGCTTGAATTCTTCCTTCTGGCCCTCCTGGGGACGGTCGTCAGCGGTGCCGCGCTTTATTTCAACGAACCATTGCTACTAATTGTAGCCTTAGTCCTCCTGCCCTTTACTAATCCCGTTTTCAACCTGGCGCTCTACCCCGCCAGTCGTAAACTGGGCTTTGCTTTGAAATCACTGATCAGCCTGATCGTTCCCATCATCCTATCCCTGGGTGCTGGCATGTTGGTCGGCTGGTTTGCACCCGAAACGGCCTTTGACCAGCTCGCCCTGACCACCTTCAACGTACCCTGGTGGCCCAACCTGGCCGCAGTGGCCGGCAGTGCCTTTTTCTGCAGCCTGATCCTGATCCGGCAAGACCGTCTCCCCCGTCTGGCTGGGGCAATCCTCTCCTATGAAATCTTCCTCCCGCTCACCTTGGCTGGCTTTGGCCTGATCGTTGGGGCACCGGCTTTCTGGCCGGGCGCTTCACTGACCGCCCTGCTCCACCTGGCTGTCGCCCTCCTGGCAGCCACCCTGGCCTTCATCGTGATCGGCTTTGCACCTAAAACCCTCTTTGGCTGGTCACTCAGTCTGTTTCCTGTGGTGCTCACGTTGCTGTTCCTGACAGCAGCCACCCTCCTGTCCGGTCAGATCGTGCTGCCTTGGGAATCCAAAGCCCTCACGCCCACCCCGACCGAAGCAATCGCGCTTGTGGAAGAAACCGACCTGCCCACAGCCACTCTGGCCCCAACCGAGACACCACCGATCTCCACCGCCACCCTGCAGCCCACCGTGACCCAAACCGTCACACCGGAATGGACCGCCACCCCATCCGCCACACCTACCCTGGAGCCAACCGTTGTTTATGGCGTGATCGTTGCCGAAAATGGCGCTATCGTGCGGGAAGAGCCCAGCACGACAGCCCTTGTGGTCTCATACGTGAATGATGGTGATCTGGTCACGTTGATCGGGCAGTACCTCTCCGGGAACACCCTCTGGTATCAGGTGGAAACGGAATATGGTGAGGTCGGCTGGATGCTTGGATCATTGATCCAGACGCCCACTCCCACGCCGTCGCCGACCCCGGGTGAGTAA
- a CDS encoding glutamate mutase L produces the protein MDYSHPSQVVLGLDLGAVNTRAALFGLQKGKYHLLGQASAPASLGEGRHLGEGVGNALEILQQTTGRKLLNEDGSLIRPFTSTGQGLDQIILASDAGPRLRTVILGLSEAGSLTAGRAWAASLPLALSGVYGVQDLACQPDLLDQLVEIRPELLLITGGENAGNEDAVGAWIELARTLCLLLPPDIRPDVIFAGNPEMQELGKRRLEPYTRVWFVPNLQPLAGYTDLTPAQAVADEIICRRWQETFPGWRDLVRIAEGQVSTLSFGLNRMMRFLSRASSPTDSNRGVAAVDLGGGWTRLALGLGGQALLVADPTESQLVAEAGTSSFDVFHRWLAEEINEDQAQAYLWNRLSHPAAVPITAEENAIEHALGHYRLHKTAQHLAACYLQAVFDPECGLTAHFEPIIASGELLTAAPTPGKSLLMVLDGIQPSGVTTVVLDKFQILPLLGAVAPSLPVLPVHLLETDVFQNLGTVIVPRSPAPAGELILTVEVQKEGGNNFDVEITQASLKRVVIQVNEPAVMILKPERQTDVGFGGPGVGGRLKVTGGALGLVVDARGRPIQLPEDDEVRIALIQRWQWILGG, from the coding sequence GTGGACTATTCCCATCCTTCACAGGTTGTCCTCGGGCTGGATCTGGGTGCAGTGAACACGCGGGCGGCTTTGTTTGGGCTGCAAAAGGGTAAATATCACCTTTTGGGTCAGGCAAGCGCGCCGGCCAGCCTCGGTGAGGGACGGCACCTTGGCGAGGGCGTAGGGAATGCCCTGGAAATATTGCAGCAAACAACCGGCCGCAAGTTGTTGAATGAAGATGGCAGCCTGATTCGGCCTTTCACCTCAACAGGGCAGGGGCTGGACCAGATCATTCTGGCATCCGATGCCGGGCCACGCCTCAGGACGGTTATCCTGGGTTTGAGCGAGGCCGGGTCGCTGACAGCCGGAAGGGCCTGGGCGGCTTCTCTGCCGTTGGCTTTGTCGGGCGTTTATGGCGTGCAGGATTTGGCTTGTCAGCCTGACCTATTGGATCAGCTTGTTGAAATTCGGCCTGAACTCCTCCTGATCACCGGCGGTGAAAACGCTGGGAATGAGGATGCTGTAGGGGCCTGGATTGAGTTGGCGCGGACCTTGTGCTTGCTGCTTCCCCCAGATATCCGCCCGGATGTGATTTTCGCCGGGAATCCGGAGATGCAGGAACTTGGTAAACGCCGATTGGAGCCCTATACCCGGGTTTGGTTCGTGCCTAACCTGCAGCCCCTGGCGGGCTACACCGATTTGACCCCGGCGCAGGCAGTGGCTGATGAGATCATCTGCCGCCGCTGGCAGGAGACCTTTCCCGGCTGGCGGGATCTGGTTCGGATCGCTGAAGGTCAGGTTTCCACGCTCAGCTTCGGGCTGAACCGGATGATGCGCTTTCTCAGTCGGGCTTCTTCCCCAACGGATTCGAACCGTGGGGTGGCTGCAGTGGATCTTGGCGGGGGATGGACACGGCTGGCATTGGGTCTGGGTGGCCAGGCATTGCTTGTTGCCGATCCAACGGAGTCACAACTGGTGGCGGAAGCAGGCACCTCGAGCTTTGATGTATTTCACCGCTGGCTGGCAGAGGAGATCAATGAAGACCAGGCTCAGGCCTACCTTTGGAACCGATTAAGTCATCCGGCTGCCGTGCCGATCACGGCTGAGGAAAATGCGATTGAGCATGCCCTCGGTCATTACCGTTTGCATAAAACCGCCCAACACCTGGCGGCCTGCTATCTGCAGGCAGTATTTGATCCCGAATGTGGACTGACAGCCCATTTTGAGCCGATCATCGCCAGCGGGGAGCTTCTTACGGCAGCGCCCACGCCGGGTAAGAGCCTGCTGATGGTGCTGGATGGCATTCAACCCAGTGGGGTGACCACTGTCGTGTTGGATAAATTCCAGATTTTACCGCTGCTGGGTGCTGTGGCACCGAGTCTGCCGGTTTTGCCAGTGCATCTGCTGGAAACGGATGTGTTTCAGAATTTGGGAACCGTAATTGTGCCCCGCAGCCCCGCACCGGCGGGTGAGCTTATTCTGACCGTTGAAGTGCAGAAAGAAGGCGGGAATAATTTCGATGTGGAGATCACCCAGGCTTCGTTGAAGCGGGTGGTGATTCAAGTGAATGAGCCGGCTGTGATGATCCTTAAACCTGAACGGCAGACAGATGTCGGTTTTGGCGGGCCGGGTGTCGGGGGGCGCTTGAAGGTGACCGGCGGCGCACTTGGACTGGTAGTTGACGCAAGAGGGCGGCCCATCCAATTACCGGAGGATGACGAAGTCCGGATTGCCCTGATCCAGCGCTGGCAGTGGATATTGGGGGGCTGA
- the wecB gene encoding UDP-N-acetylglucosamine 2-epimerase (non-hydrolyzing) — MDSKLRVITIFGTRPEAVKMAPVVKRLRNFPDQIESCVCVTAQHREMLDQVLEAFQITPDIDLNLMRPNQSLPELTARIFTELHPVLLDFKPDWLLVQGDTTTVMAAALLGFYDRVKVGHVEAGLRTFDKWRPFPEEINRRLAGVVADLHFAPTENNRQNLLRENVPDDLIRVTGNTAIDALQIITQQPTPAATLELLAQAKVEPGDRRLVLVTAHRRENFGQPIRDICQALKKLAKAYENEITLIYPVHLNPNIQGPVHEELDGIANIILLPPLDYLPMSHLMKHATLILTDSGGIQEEAPSFGIPTLVLRETTERQEGVTAGTLKLVGTDPENIFTEAQRLLDVPEAYAAMAGSVNPYGDGHAAEKIVDALLEVGKGS; from the coding sequence ATGGACTCAAAACTGCGCGTCATCACTATCTTCGGCACTCGGCCGGAAGCCGTCAAGATGGCACCCGTGGTCAAACGACTGCGGAATTTCCCTGACCAGATCGAGAGTTGTGTCTGCGTCACCGCCCAACATCGTGAAATGCTGGATCAGGTGCTGGAGGCTTTCCAGATCACACCCGACATCGACCTGAACCTGATGCGGCCCAACCAAAGCCTGCCCGAACTGACGGCCCGGATCTTCACCGAACTGCATCCCGTTCTGCTGGATTTCAAGCCGGACTGGCTGCTCGTTCAGGGCGACACAACCACCGTGATGGCAGCGGCTCTATTGGGCTTCTATGACCGGGTAAAAGTAGGACATGTCGAAGCGGGCCTGCGGACCTTTGATAAATGGCGGCCCTTCCCCGAGGAGATCAACCGACGGCTGGCCGGCGTTGTAGCTGACCTGCATTTTGCCCCCACCGAGAACAATCGCCAGAACCTGCTGCGCGAGAACGTCCCTGACGACCTGATCCGGGTCACTGGCAACACCGCGATTGATGCCCTGCAGATCATCACCCAGCAGCCCACCCCCGCAGCCACATTGGAACTCCTGGCCCAGGCCAAAGTGGAGCCCGGCGACCGCCGTCTGGTGCTGGTCACCGCCCACCGGCGGGAGAATTTCGGCCAGCCCATCCGCGATATCTGCCAGGCCCTGAAAAAGTTAGCCAAGGCCTACGAGAATGAGATCACGCTGATCTACCCCGTGCACCTCAACCCCAACATCCAGGGGCCGGTCCACGAGGAACTGGATGGTATTGCCAATATCATCCTCCTGCCCCCGCTGGATTACCTGCCAATGTCCCATTTAATGAAGCATGCCACCCTGATCCTGACCGATTCCGGTGGAATCCAGGAAGAAGCACCCTCTTTCGGCATCCCTACCCTTGTGCTGCGGGAGACCACCGAACGCCAGGAAGGCGTCACCGCCGGCACTCTGAAACTGGTGGGCACCGATCCCGAGAATATCTTCACCGAAGCCCAGCGCTTGCTGGATGTTCCTGAGGCCTATGCCGCAATGGCCGGTTCGGTCAATCCTTATGGCGACGGGCATGCCGCTGAGAAGATCGTGGACGCCCTACTAGAAGTTGGAAAGGGCAGCTGA
- a CDS encoding serine acetyltransferase produces MARQDFYTRLVYARQKKLTGKLAYYLLKLLGAEIPVSVPVGPGFILEHGGHGVVVHSKAKIGANVHLYQGVTLGRADIYLPSEQSKFEGIEIGDDVILSPGCKVLCREGVLKVSQGTVIGANAVLLESTGEYEIWAGSPARCVGQRPHPEEPAA; encoded by the coding sequence ATGGCCCGCCAGGATTTCTATACCCGCCTGGTCTATGCCCGTCAGAAGAAGCTGACTGGCAAACTCGCGTATTACCTCCTGAAATTACTGGGGGCCGAGATCCCCGTTTCCGTTCCGGTTGGTCCCGGCTTCATTCTGGAACATGGCGGCCACGGCGTGGTCGTCCATTCCAAAGCCAAAATCGGCGCTAACGTACACCTCTATCAGGGTGTCACCCTCGGTCGGGCGGACATCTACCTGCCCAGTGAACAGTCCAAATTCGAGGGGATTGAAATTGGCGATGATGTGATCCTCTCTCCCGGCTGCAAAGTACTCTGTCGAGAAGGTGTTCTCAAAGTCTCTCAGGGCACCGTGATCGGTGCGAATGCCGTCCTGCTGGAATCCACCGGCGAATATGAGATCTGGGCCGGTTCGCCCGCGCGCTGTGTCGGGCAACGGCCCCACCCTGAGGAACCTGCAGCATGA